CCTTATGTTATCTATTGGAAAACCTCAATTGCAAGtgaataaaatgtgttgaaatctaaattggatcgcctagagagtgggcttaactgttgtgtgagtgaatgcgaGACTTGCAGAAGAGTTAAATATTCTaaatgatttgtgtttccacaagcttatgaaggatcgagtttaatctcaatatggtattgaggcaacaatggagtatatgcgttatgagtatagtatgttgtgatctatggcttcgagccaagttggggagcttgctattggttagcggattgtgcggttatgtactatgttagttctgatttgatgcatgctggtgaatcagttctggttgtggaaattgggccgagaatggcacgagtgaaggaaattttttgacaagatgtcatgagctcgaatgagcaggagataagtttcgatgtttacggtaagttggtattgtcttcagcgtcacctaagatcagtgttttgtaaaaagggttttgcgtccTGGTTAATAATTCTTGATCGCTCTTTAGCGTTAGTGCGACCGATGGTTTGGAtgtacgctccagatattgttgtggtaggttgtgggagtgtgtcccacgggaagattatataagtgtggcatgtgatcacttgattgattaaagatgtaaaccaaaTATGAAGTTTgcaacaatgtgatgttgagtattgttttctatatgctattttgtatgccttgcttcctgttttctaaggaaagtccatattagtgcgtgggattggtaattccttccagagttcgttttcttttttttgtatcgcgttcgaattggtagcctgtTGGCATATTGGGGCATCATATGcggcttttgattatgtctgtggtggcttattgcctgagcagttcgtaatgggtgagacaagatcattgaattcgagatcagtgcaatctaagtatatgaagtaaattaaggggttaagaccattgtttggttcagaatgaggtgatagttcttgccaaaagtatagacccaatgaatttttgattcggcggtgttatgaatttatacagatcTCATCCGTCGTATCGGTATTGcaagaatttgaacaagacctatgtatgtcatgcagagcatgggatgtgtaatgatttttcttctagatgggatcaatggaagttcttgactTGTTGAGTACGTAAATGTTCATGGTTCGGAAAAGAGGTGAAAtcctcatgttaccttaggatggTATAGTATATGTGATATGTTGTGAAGGGTTAAGATTTGCGTGTGTAGggttacagttcagttctgaatggaaattcataacattcttaggcggtacgggcagctttaggtgattagagaaatgagcttcagatgattagggtgaatgatcttcagatgattaaggaaatggtattgctaattggaagtgatttgatgAGAGTATATGTCTCAGAAAAAGGTAATGTGATTAAACTGATGATATTTTGGTAGTATTGTGGCATGTTCTTGGTGGGTCCATTGGTGGTATTCGGGTTTGCTTGGTAGCACAGGGAAATTTTGAGTAtctatcgtggaatgattgggtatcaaAGGTGTGCATGTATTCGCACGGTGGAAACTGGAATCAGGTGTGATGATTTGTGTGCTATAtagagttggagactgggagttcttatGTACAGGCTAGGTTGTGGTGGTAGATCATGTGTATTCGGCACCGTTTAGCGGAAATCaggatttggaggctcgagtggatatttgtttgctggtatgttagattttggatgtgatgtcggaattcagactggttgtcttaatgttgagtgattttgaactaTTGCACTACGGGCAATACcgaaaatgccacgggttgagtgatgAAGTGCATTGGATTATGTTATAGCAGaatggtttatatttcaaaggaccagcggacggttgggaaggattgctttcttaattgggcattcgtgatggatgtcagttcaaaggttgctatcattaattcagtTCTGGTGTTGGGGGACTTTTCAGATGAGTTTCATATGGCTAGGCATATCGCCCggcgaggttgttgatttcggtattaatttggtgccgggcaccggATTGTCTGGCTCCGATAGGAGTTgtagtagtggaagtcgagcgggatgaGTAATTGGGAGTTGCTCGGTGAATAACGTACCGGTTATATTCTATCAGGTTTGCGTGGtgtgtgttatttgtttcaccatgggtgtaatgatttgctttggctccagacatcaattgagcatggttgttgatttcaagcatagtgacttgaggtgtttcctgtggagtagtatttggataggaaCGTGCGTTGCAGCAAAGCTGTGTGGAAATATGACATtgcgggtcaaatttgtgtgtcctgtttctatgatgtgagacagggtctcagccttgtgttgtggcagtactggtgagtttgaggtacaactctctcagtttagtcattttcatgaattgagtatgttcggaccgtttcttattggtgcatgtattatgcaagttgtggcttaggcatgtattgatgtgtcaCGTCACCTGAGTAGTGTGTTTGGTCAGAAGAGATCATTGAAATCATTTATGAAtgcgaacggattcgatttcagtatgtgtgatgggtaaatattgaggttcggttcaaaatttgctatggtaattaccaggagagaaatgacttcatgaatggttgacataggaaatggttatgatttattgcatgtttcctttatcattggcagtatgtgaaagtgttggaatgaggctttagttgttaagaggtttcctatcgatattcgattattatgtgcagctactgtgaatagaaattatcgttccgagtgtttgagttatgtggtatatcagataattgcacctgatgttgcaggtatgggttattacagctggttcgggcttattctgagtatggatgtgaagttctaatcttgtgtatgatttcggaaggtgcagtgtggttctatggtttatggactagatggattgtgaaatttcagctatgttgtgttatcagacctatgcgagatagggtagtgtgggatcacccacgggtatattcttggtaaagtcgttcagctattggttggcttctaggacaactctgggtacgctcgaggacgagcgtttgtttaagttggagaggatgtgacgacccgacccgtcgtctcgtgagttaccgccccgtttttcccatttcctatttctttatgcttcattatcagtgttgggtgtgaacgagttgatttggatttgttttagtaggaaatgagacacttagtctctttaaggaagatttgttttggaaaagtcaactggacgttgacttatgtgttagagggatcagaTTTGAATCCCGATAATTCGGTTAGCTTCGAAGGATgattgtgacttaggagtgtgatcggaagtaattttggaggcccggtgtagaattaggcttgaattggcaaagttagtattttggaaaattccggttgataggtgagattttgatccgagagccggaatggaattttgagagttgctgtagctttgttaggtgatttgagataatgttgttgaatggtcgggcttgcctaacagtgtgttgggcgccatcatgaccggggttggggtcgtgacactatgtAAAGTCAAAAGATAATGTATCGGATTCGCTTACAAAAGGCCTacctagagaggcagttgaaaagTCATGAAAGGGAATAGggctatggccgaggacaagtcactgtgacggtaactctacctagaagactggagataccaagatctaggttcaaggagatcaaacaaagtcattagtgACGGTTTaatattgtcaaataaaattttggtccattctcatgatgaaaacaatgtttagtaccaaggataaagtGTTAGggctttttaatggtttctaaggatgatacggggtatatcatatagtgtatctacgggataacacgtttagaaatcacctatgtaagtgtgaagtataagctgcttcaaggagaattctgtaaggccagttctctaagcACTTATGAACCAGGTGCTGTTCATGGTTGAAaagaacacaacaatgagaaccaaagatggTTTAAGGGTTGATTATGTGACTTATGATTGTCTAGGCATACACCAAAGTTCGGCGGTTCAAAGATATTatatctaccgattgaccgagtatatccgacataagttcactacgaaaagttcaaagggaaacatACTTATCCAGATacgattaatccttacttgcgaatcacacaatttttttcatgcatatttattTCAGATAGCCATTCcgcattcatgtgggggattgttgggttttgTTAGTAATAACAAAAGAGGTGTGAATGGAAAATAGCGGGAAAAGAAAtggaggaaaataaaattttgaattaattcactttactaatgcactttgtccctcattggaagaaggaaagaaaatctttgtgcTTATATAGAGAAACacatcttctagctcttaaagagttaagaagaggTAGTGCCTCGCACCGTCATCATTGTCGCtcactcggctcggcttcggcttcggatttggtcaattgaCTCTCCCCTCATCTTCTGCATTCTTCATTGGTTTTCAAAAGCAAAACGTAATGTTGGTTATGCTCCAGCATTGTTCCTAGTTGGTTTAGATTAACTAGGTTCTAGGGAGGTTAGGTTTTATGTCCCCCTCCTTGTTGTACTAATTTTCCTTTGAGTTATTAATATACAAGGTAGGGGTCTAGGACAAACCCCCCCACCACCACATGAGATGAAATCCTGGGTGGATGGATTGAATTAAAAAAACGAAGCATATTTGGTGATTTGCTCCGCCATTTGAGTTCGCCGAAGTTCTGTGATTTGAAGTGCCGctatcacagaatagttattccgttctatcctgggaggaattaaTCTGTAACCTTGGGAAAATTCtcaggggattaaattccttaagaacatACAAGGAAATTGTGGGCTTGAaattttttctgttttattttctttaactaacgattttctagttttatggtttTGAATACATGTACTAACACTATTTACAGATTAGTACttattttgtcctaaaattttaAACTATAAATCTTAACTTCAGGACAATCCGGAAAATTTgaactgaaaaactgaaattgAGGACACACGACACACTGACTAGTTCTTAAATAGCAGCACTTTAGAGTGGCTGCCTAGTGTCATTTCTACCAGTATATTTGGGCTTTGATTGTGTAGCCCAGCCATGGGGCCCAATACCATGACCCGAAATAAGGAAGAAGCCGAGCGGAGTACAGCCCCAAGCCATTAATGGAGAAAAATTCTTCAGTCGGTGGCGAGCCATGGAGTCATCATCcgcttcatcatcatcatcatcatcatcatcatcatcatcatcatcatcactttCAGATATTACATAGTTGTCCATTACACAGCCACATGTTGCAACGGAACAATCATGTTCCAACATGCCCACTTTTCACTCCTTATCCGCAAAACCCAGAACACTTTTCACCTGCTATATTGCCGGACGATTTGAACCCGCAGCTTTCTGAGCCTAATGAAAATTTTACTGACTCGAGGTAACTTTTCCCCTATGTCCTTTTGTTCTTCAATGATGAATTTAATGCTTCGTTGTTCTCTGATTGAAATTGAGCTAATCTGAAGATTGAATTTTTTGCACGGCATGAAATTAAGTTGTCTACATGTTTCTAATGGTGCTCGTGAAGCAGTAGTTGCTACACATTGTACTTCGATTTTGTGATTATCTTTGTAATGCCATCCTTATTTGTTGATAATAATTCCATTTATTAATTCCTAGTGTTTTTACCTGCTTTAATCATGATTTTCTGCATAAAACAAGTTTTAACATGAGTACTACTGTATATGCAATGTTGTTTAGAGACTGGAAGTTGGGATGTTTCATGGCCACCTTTTGTAGGAAGAGTCTACAAGTGTAGGATACATTTTTCTCCAAACATAGAATTTTTCTACTAGTCTATGGGAAGGACCAATTTTTTTTTGCAGCTGCAATTAAGTGGTGCTTCAGTGATAGTAATGGTAATGTAACAATACATTTAGGTAACTTAGATGGAATTTTTCTACTAGTGTATGGGAAGAACCAATATTTTTGCAGCTGTAATTAACTGGTGCTTCAGTGATAGTGATGGTATTGTAACAATACATGTAGGTGACTTAAATGTTCGTCGATGTGCAAATTTGATCATCTAACATAAGTACTCACTCTttctgattcttttttttttttcctaataagCAAGAAAAGAACTATAATCTTCTGTTAGTTAATGTTATCATAAGCTTATGTTTGCTTACCCACTGACAGAGAACCTCTGCCACCCTAGGGTGCAGGATGTTAACCTTTTGATGGTGCACTATTTTGTACTATTATCTTCTTTTTTTAACCTCAGTAGCTAATGTCAGTTAGAGAGCAGTTAGATGCAACAAACAGTTTGTTTTTGTGGAGATCTCAGATGAAAAAAGAGGAGATATGTAGGAGCATCAACTGCTCCCTCCAGCCATATACATCACACGTCTGCCTTCAAACTGTGCTTGCTGTCTTCCCCCTCTGGCTTCCCCCCGTTCCTCTTCCATTGTCCTGAAGAGTCTTTCCACTTGTCCCTTTCCACTCCCATACCCAATTTCTTGGCTCAGGACCACATCCGCTCTATCACCCGCTAAATCATTCTTCTTTATGTATAAACTCTCCTGGAGTCCTACATCGTCCTACAGAATGCAGCCATCTCCAAGCGAACTTAATTTTCTCCTCCCCTTAATAGAACATCTTAAAGTCCATTCTAAGTTTCAAAAAAGTTCTATCAACTTCAGAATTGCACATGCTCAGGGTGGCTGCATTTGGTAATCTTGAGTTGATTTGGGCTGAATATGGTGATTGACTATCAAGGAAGAGGTGCATGTGTGTAAACTATGCTGCCGAATAGTGATATCTGTTCAACCTCTGTTATCTTAAGAAACTCTTGAAGAAGGGGAGTTTGTCCATCCTAAACACTGAGAAGTACTACCTGATCCAACTTTTCTGTG
Above is a window of Nicotiana tabacum cultivar K326 chromosome 8, ASM71507v2, whole genome shotgun sequence DNA encoding:
- the LOC107785371 gene encoding uncharacterized protein LOC107785371, with the protein product MEKNSSVGGEPWSHHPLHHHHHHHHHHHHHHHFQILHSCPLHSHMLQRNNHVPTCPLFTPYPQNPEHFSPAILPDDLNPQLSEPNENFTDSRMMQDEDQDLEDEEDEPMFVLTDEWRDFFAKSEAKRRLAKKQAKKKVKSKNADGNPPAPATDCKVKIESAVCPEVKSENEQ